One genomic window of Cricetulus griseus strain 17A/GY chromosome 3, alternate assembly CriGri-PICRH-1.0, whole genome shotgun sequence includes the following:
- the Mrgprd gene encoding LOW QUALITY PROTEIN: mas-related G-protein coupled receptor member D (The sequence of the model RefSeq protein was modified relative to this genomic sequence to represent the inferred CDS: deleted 1 base in 1 codon), whose amino-acid sequence MNYAPNSSPAPGLTVNSPTMDSVSWVYFSVTFLVMVICVLGMAGNSMVIWLLSFRVRRSPFCVYVLNLAVADLLFLLCMASMLSLETGPLLIVSTSARIYEGMRRIKYFAYTASLSLLTAISTQRCLSVLFPIWYKCHQPKHLSSVVCGALWALALLLNFLASFFCVRFWHPDESQCFWVDMVSTGLILGIFVPIMILSSTILLIRVRKNTLLRRRRPRRLFVVILASVFVFLTCSLPLGIYWFLLYWVGLPQDVLLLYICLSRFSSSLSSSANPVIYFLVGSQKSHRLQESLDAVLGRALRDEPEPDGRETPSVCTNDEV is encoded by the exons atgAACTACGCTCCAAACAGCAGCCCAGCCCCAGGTCTGACCGTCAAT AGCCCCACCATGGACTCTGTGAGCTGGGTCTACTTTTCGGTGACATTTCTTGTCATGGTCATCTGTGTTTTGGGGATGGCAGGCAACAGCATGGTGATTTGGCTGCTGAGTTTCCGTGTGCGGAGGTCCCCCTTCTGCGTTTATGTGCTCAACCTGGCGGTGGCCGACCTCCTCTTCCTGTTGTGCATGGCGTCCATGCTCAGCCTAGAAACAGGGCCCCTGCTCATAGTCAGCACCTCTGCCAGAATCTACGAGGGGATGAGGAGAATCAAGTACTTTGCCTACACGGCCAGCCTGAGCCTGCTGACGGCCATCAGCACCCAGCGCTGCCTTTCTGTGCTTTTCCCCATCTGGTATAAGTGCCATCAGCCCAAGCACCTGTCATCGGTGGTATGTGGTGCGCTTTGGGCACTGGCCCTGTTGCTGAACTTCCTggcttctttcttctgtgttcgGTTCTGGCATCCCGATGAGAGCCAGTGCTTCTGGGTGGACATGGTCTCCACAGGTCTTATCCTGGGGATCTTCGTGCCCATCATGATCCTGTCTAGCACCATACTCCTCATCCGGGTACGGAAGAACACGCTGCTGCGGAGACGGCGGCCCAGGCGGCTGTTTGTGGTCATCCTGGCTTCTGTCTTTGTGTTCCTCACCTGTTCTCTGCCCCTCGGCATCTATTGGTTCTTACTCTACTGGGTGGGACTGCCACAGGATGTGCTCCTCCTGTATATCTGCTTGTCACGCTTCTCTTCCAGTTTGAGCAGCAGCGCCAACCCAGTCATCTACTTCCTTGTGGGCAGCCAGAAGAGCCACCGGCTGCAGGAGTCCCTGGATGCTGTGCTGGGGCGGGCACTTCGGGATGAGCCTGAGCCCGATGGCAGGGAAACACCATCCGTGTGCACCAATGATGAGGTCTGA
- the Mrgprf gene encoding mas-related G-protein coupled receptor member F, with the protein MAGNCSWEAHSTNQNKMCPGVNEALELYSRGFLTIEQIATPPPPAITNYIFLLLCLCGLVGNGLVLWFFGFSIKRTPFSVYFLHLASADGVYLFSKAVISLLNTGAFLGSFPDYVRRVSRIVGLCTFFAGVSLLPAISTERCVSVIFPIWYWRRRPKRLSAGVCALLWLLSFLVTSIHNYFCMFLGREASGTACRNMDISLGILLFFLFCPLMVLPCLALILHVECRARRRQRSAKLNHVVLAIVSVFLVSSIYLGIDWFLFWVFQIPAPFPEYVTDLCICINSSAKPIVYFLAGRDKSQRLWEPLRVVFQRALRDGAEPGDTATSTPNTVTMEMQCPSGNAS; encoded by the coding sequence ATGTGTCCTGGTGTAAACGAGGCTTTGGAGCTCTACAGCAGAGGCTTCCTGACCATTGAGCAGATTGCCACGCCCCCTCCGCCTGCCATCACCAACTACATCTTCCTGCTGCTTTGCCTGTGTGGCCTGGTGGGTAACGGCCTGGTCCTCTGGTTTTTTGGCTTTTCCATCAAGAGAACACCCTTCTCCGTCTACTTCCTGCACCTGGCCAGCGCTGATGGGGTCTACCTCTTCAGCAAGGCTGTGATTTCCCTCCTGAACACAGGGGCCTTCCTAGGCTCCTTCCCTGACTACGTGCGCAGGGTGTCCCGAATCGTGGGGCTCTGCACTTTCTTCGCTGGTGTGAGCCTCCTGCCAGCCATTAGCACCGAACGCTGCGTGTCAGTCATCTTTCCCATCTGGTACTGGCGTCGGAGACCCAAGCGCCTGTCTGCTGGGGTCTGTGCCTTACTCTGGCTGTTGTCCTTCCTGGTCACCAGCATCCACAACTACTTCTGCATGTTTCTGGGCCGGGAGGCCTCCGGAACAGCCTGCCGCAACATGGACATCTCCCTGGGCATCttgctgttctttctcttctgccctctcatGGTCCTCCCCTGCCTGGCACTCATCCTGCATGTGGAGTGCCGGGCACGGCGCCGCCAGCGCTCTGCTAAGCTCAACCATGTGGTCCTGGCTAttgtctctgtcttccttgtGTCCTCCATCTACTTGGGGATAGACTGGTTCCTCTTCTGGGTCTTCCAGATCCCAGCCCCCTTCCCCGAATACGTCACTGACTTATGTATCTGCATCAATAGCAGCGCCAAGCCCATTGTCTACTTCCTGGCTGGGAGGGACAAGTCTCAGCGCCTGTGGGAACCTCTCAGGGTAGTCTTCCAGCGGGCTCTACGGGATGGTGCTGAGCCAGGGGACACTGCTACCAGCACACCTAATACGGTCACCATGGAGATGCAGTGCCCCTCTGGGAATGCATCGTGA